In a genomic window of Methanosarcina horonobensis HB-1 = JCM 15518:
- a CDS encoding CARDB domain-containing protein, whose amino-acid sequence MTFKHAKYIFSILVIFLFAGTASALPTIAHDTVRGEMYVSSIANWASKDSINNFNVPNGTVVFARYYVGVWAGQSTHDTITTTFNGHLFPANPSYYSTDMGVTWIPYDVTDYLHPGKVNTATVNSVSWGDGRQYGSTLVVILKNETKPQVEYWVAEGCDWMHYADFLGYDVPNSTTYFNGTVDLADVQNASLYSTHLTGFNYEDLNGNSLPGATESVSDEYFNYIRWDNVQGSLVPENQTVLVSRGSDTYCSVVFHGLSIVSKSPDLVPVSLTPSAVTANINNTMTATIENKGSNNSQSFNVSLMVDGKVVDTQPASELIIGSNTTVDLHWTPDGSTDIYSLSVVADPENIVVESNKDNNILNVLVGTTSAASPVADFSAGKTSGDAPLTVTFIDLSANSPTSWMWDFDNDGVVDSNVQNPTYTYTNIGNYTVKLTVANAGGNDSETKTRYIVVNPLVADFTATPTSGDAPLIVTFTDASIGSPTSWLWDFGDGTTSTSQNPTHTFTKIGTYSVKFTATNIAGNNSTTKTGHINVTGPASIGPIWIAKSEWNVPDISDSSGDRASPTLADLDDDGDYDLLIGEYNGNIYGYENTGTPSSPVWTRKIEWDAPSTGYYAFPRLADLDGDGDYDLLIGEYSGNAYGYENTGTPSSPVWTRKIEWDAPDIGSRAAPCLADLDGDEDYDLLVGASDGFSYSYENTGTTNSPVWTRKPEWDVPDIGSNAAPCLADLDGDGDYDLLIGRSSGAGYAYENTGTKNSPVWTRKTTWDAPSTSSAYPCLADLDGDGDYDLLIGATNGISYAYENTAVLADLIPDLIPTAITQPSRITSNSPCTISATINNTGPGNAEDAFNTTLSVNGTVVDTQSVSGIASGSSAEVSFSWMPESAGDYNLKVTVDPENEIAESDETNNAMTVMVTVSAASTTPVADFAVNMTSGDVPLTVQFTDQSTGIPTSWFWDFGDGTSATDQNPSHTYNAAGNYTVNLTVENAAGKDFELKSDYIEVSGASGSTVTLYFDPENSSVSENESIEINVVASNFPEGLSGYNLTVAIDDPTVAEIVDIEYPSWGLITENSSLPGTSIYLKTVDGEDTVKAGATDVVLATLTVSGKKKGSANLSIGVKRLDDDSGNIIEPAFLTGRIEVTLLSPLPDQEYAPQDLDGDGFYEDLTGNGEFSFVDIVAYFHNMDWIEENMPVEYFDFNGNGRIDFDDVVRMFAMI is encoded by the coding sequence ATGACATTCAAACACGCTAAATATATATTCTCTATACTGGTAATATTCCTTTTTGCCGGCACCGCCTCGGCTTTACCCACAATAGCACACGACACAGTGCGGGGTGAGATGTATGTATCATCTATAGCAAACTGGGCTTCTAAAGATTCTATAAACAATTTTAACGTACCAAACGGTACTGTTGTTTTTGCGCGATATTATGTAGGAGTCTGGGCTGGCCAGTCTACCCATGATACCATAACCACAACATTCAATGGACACTTATTCCCGGCCAACCCATCTTACTATTCGACTGATATGGGTGTGACTTGGATACCCTATGATGTCACAGATTACCTACATCCCGGGAAAGTGAATACTGCAACGGTCAATTCAGTATCTTGGGGTGACGGCAGACAATACGGCAGTACTCTTGTAGTCATACTGAAAAACGAAACTAAGCCACAAGTAGAATACTGGGTTGCAGAAGGCTGCGACTGGATGCATTATGCTGACTTTCTGGGATATGATGTCCCGAATTCTACCACATACTTCAACGGGACTGTAGACCTTGCTGATGTACAGAATGCAAGCCTGTATTCAACTCACCTTACAGGGTTCAATTATGAGGATCTGAATGGGAATTCTCTTCCAGGTGCAACCGAATCTGTAAGTGATGAATATTTCAATTATATTCGCTGGGATAATGTGCAGGGGTCTCTTGTGCCTGAGAACCAGACCGTTCTTGTGTCAAGGGGAAGTGATACATATTGTTCTGTGGTATTTCACGGCCTTTCAATTGTGTCTAAATCTCCTGACCTTGTGCCAGTGAGCCTCACTCCTTCTGCTGTGACTGCAAACATAAACAACACCATGACTGCAACTATCGAGAATAAGGGTAGCAATAACTCTCAGTCTTTTAATGTATCGCTCATGGTGGACGGTAAGGTTGTAGATACGCAGCCTGCTTCTGAGTTAATAATCGGAAGCAACACGACAGTTGATCTTCACTGGACACCTGACGGCAGCACAGATATCTACTCGTTGAGCGTGGTTGCAGACCCGGAAAATATAGTGGTAGAGTCGAATAAGGACAATAATATACTAAATGTACTCGTCGGTACGACTTCAGCAGCTTCTCCAGTCGCTGATTTCAGTGCGGGCAAAACCTCCGGCGATGCCCCCCTTACGGTTACCTTCATCGACCTGTCCGCTAACTCACCTACTTCCTGGATGTGGGACTTCGACAATGATGGAGTAGTGGACAGTAACGTACAGAATCCCACCTACACCTATACCAACATAGGGAACTATACTGTGAAACTCACGGTCGCCAATGCAGGTGGGAACGACTCAGAGACGAAAACTAGGTACATTGTTGTCAATCCACTAGTTGCAGATTTCACGGCAACACCTACTTCCGGCGATGCGCCTCTTATTGTCACGTTCACGGACGCGTCAATAGGGTCGCCTACCTCATGGCTCTGGGACTTTGGTGATGGTACTACTTCAACCAGCCAAAATCCCACACATACCTTCACTAAGATCGGCACCTATAGCGTCAAATTCACAGCGACAAATATAGCTGGAAACAACTCCACTACAAAAACAGGACACATCAATGTCACAGGTCCAGCATCAATTGGGCCTATCTGGATAGCTAAATCGGAATGGAACGTACCCGACATATCGGATAGTTCGGGAGATCGTGCATCTCCCACCCTAGCCGACCTTGATGACGATGGAGATTACGACTTACTAATAGGGGAATATAATGGTAATATATATGGTTATGAGAACACAGGGACTCCAAGCAGTCCAGTGTGGACAAGAAAAATTGAATGGGATGCTCCCAGCACAGGATATTATGCATTTCCACGTTTAGCTGACCTTGACGGCGACGGAGACTATGACTTACTAATAGGGGAATATAGTGGTAACGCATATGGTTATGAGAACACAGGGACTCCAAGCAGTCCAGTGTGGACAAGAAAAATTGAATGGGATGCTCCTGACATAGGAAGTAGAGCAGCACCATGTTTGGCTGACCTAGACGGTGATGAAGACTATGACCTGCTGGTCGGTGCTTCAGATGGTTTTTCATATAGTTATGAGAACACCGGGACTACTAACAGCCCGGTGTGGACGAGAAAACCTGAATGGGATGTACCTGACATAGGAAGTAATGCAGCACCATGTTTAGCTGATCTGGACGGCGATGGGGACTATGACCTACTAATAGGCCGTTCGAGTGGTGCAGGATATGCCTACGAGAACACAGGAACTAAAAACAGTCCAGTCTGGACGAGGAAAACGACATGGGATGCGCCCAGTACGTCAAGTGCTTATCCATGTTTAGCTGACCTTGATGGTGACGGAGATTACGACCTACTAATAGGTGCAACGAATGGCATCTCATATGCTTATGAGAACACTGCAGTTCTGGCAGATTTAATTCCTGATCTCATCCCCACTGCCATAACTCAACCATCCAGAATTACCTCGAACTCTCCCTGCACCATCAGCGCTACAATTAACAACACCGGTCCAGGCAATGCAGAAGATGCTTTTAACACGACCCTTTCAGTAAACGGCACAGTTGTGGATACGCAGTCTGTATCAGGTATTGCATCAGGGAGCAGCGCAGAGGTCAGTTTCTCGTGGATGCCGGAATCAGCAGGTGACTACAACCTTAAGGTAACTGTAGATCCAGAAAATGAGATCGCCGAGTCAGATGAGACAAATAACGCGATGACGGTAATGGTAACAGTTTCGGCGGCATCGACGACTCCGGTTGCGGATTTTGCCGTAAATATGACGAGCGGAGATGTCCCACTTACGGTACAGTTCACCGATCAGTCCACAGGTATACCGACCTCGTGGTTCTGGGACTTCGGTGACGGTACCAGTGCTACCGATCAGAATCCCTCGCATACCTATAATGCAGCCGGAAATTACACTGTAAACCTGACTGTGGAAAATGCTGCTGGGAAGGACTTCGAGTTAAAATCGGATTACATAGAAGTTTCCGGAGCTTCCGGGTCAACTGTTACTCTCTATTTTGACCCGGAAAACTCCTCTGTCTCAGAAAACGAATCTATTGAGATAAATGTCGTTGCCAGTAATTTCCCAGAAGGTCTTTCAGGCTACAACCTTACCGTTGCTATTGACGACCCGACTGTTGCCGAGATAGTTGATATAGAGTATCCTTCCTGGGGTCTGATTACTGAGAATTCTTCTCTGCCAGGGACTTCTATCTACCTGAAGACTGTTGACGGGGAAGATACTGTTAAGGCAGGAGCAACAGATGTTGTGCTCGCCACCCTAACTGTTTCCGGAAAGAAGAAAGGATCTGCGAACCTTTCGATAGGGGTTAAACGTCTGGATGACGATTCAGGAAACATCATAGAGCCGGCATTTTTAACAGGAAGAATTGAAGTGACCCTTCTGTCTCCCCTGCCGGATCAGGAATATGCCCCTCAGGACCTTGACGGAGACGGGTTCTATGAAGACCTCACCGGAAACGGGGAGTTCAGCTTCGTAGATATAGTGGCGTACTTCCACAACATGGACTGGATAGAGGAAAACATGCCGGTGGAGTACTTCGACTTCAACGGGAACGGGAGGATCGACTTTGATGACGTAGTGCGGATGTTTGCAATGATTTAA